Within Streptomyces sp. NBC_00704, the genomic segment TGGTCGGAGGTCGACGGCCACCCGCTCGCGGCCGTGACGGCCCGCCAACTCCTCACTCACACCGCAGGGGTCCCGCTACGGGCCCAACTGAAGAGCCTGTACGGCACCGACCCCCAGGACATCCGCGACGGCGTACTGCACGAAGCCCTCCACCGCCCACCGGGCGAGGCCGTCGAATACACCGACCGAGCCGCACTCATCCTCGGCTACCTCGCCGAACACATCTCCGGCCAGCCCCTCGACCAACTCGCCACGGAACGGACCTGGCAGCCCCTGGGCATGAAAGCCACTCGCTTCGGCCCCCTACCCGCCGCGACGGTCGCCCGGTGCGCGCCCACCGAACTCGACCCGGACACCAACACCCACCTCAAGGGCACCGCCCACGACTTCTCCGCCCGCCTCCTCGGCGGCGTGTGCGGCATCGCCGGCGCCTTCACCGTCCTCGACGACCTGGCCCGCTTCCTGCGCTACATGTTGAACGACAACGCTGTCCCCGAGCGAGCGGGCTTCGGGTCTGCCTGGTCCGAGGCGTCGCTCAGTGTCCAGACCGGCTCACTTGCCCCTGCACGTGGGCTGTTCTGGCACCCCGCCCCCGGTGCTGATCCAGCCGACGACATCTGGGTGCACTACGGCTTCACGGGAACCGGCATGTGGATCTCACCCCGGCGCCGACGGTGGGCAATTCTGTTGACGAATAAGCTCTACTACACCCGCGACCGCCAACCCCTGACGGATGTCCGCAATGTCTACCGAGCGCTCGCTTTCAACTGAGGCGGCTGCTTTGAGCGGAGTGGGCCACAGAAGCCCACGACTTGCCAAGTTCCAGAGGGAGACGCGTCAACGCCAGTGTCACGGCGGAGAGCGTGCCGAAGGCCATGGCCAGGCGTTGAATCATGCGCGTATTCCCCTCCCTTGCGTGGCCCGCTCTCGTTGCGCAAACGGCCGGAGTAGTCAACCGTGGGCGATCGCGAACTCACTGTAACGAGCGCAATGGGCATCCACCGCACCAGAGTGCGCCGTTCGCTCCCGTAGCAACTGGCCCG encodes:
- a CDS encoding serine hydrolase domain-containing protein, whose product is MTYRTDRIEALLDEGVRDKVYPGAVWAVGDASGIHAHGTTGVLDPDVPHAPMRPDTVFDAASLTKILAVWSSIGALWEEGKLDLDSPLGEFWSEVDGHPLAAVTARQLLTHTAGVPLRAQLKSLYGTDPQDIRDGVLHEALHRPPGEAVEYTDRAALILGYLAEHISGQPLDQLATERTWQPLGMKATRFGPLPAATVARCAPTELDPDTNTHLKGTAHDFSARLLGGVCGIAGAFTVLDDLARFLRYMLNDNAVPERAGFGSAWSEASLSVQTGSLAPARGLFWHPAPGADPADDIWVHYGFTGTGMWISPRRRRWAILLTNKLYYTRDRQPLTDVRNVYRALAFN